The sequence below is a genomic window from Chthoniobacterales bacterium.
CCCGGGCGCAAACCCGAGCAGCGCGACATCGTAAACCGGCGTTGCATGCCGCTCGACGACCTCCTCCACGCTCAGTTCGCACCGCGCAGCCAGCTCGGCCAGGTCCTCGCCGTCGTAGCGCACGGGGATCTCGTGCCGGCGCGCCTCCCGCGCAGGCAACGGCTCCAGGGCCTCGAACTCCCGCGCCCAGCGCCTTGCGAGTTCTTCCGGATCGTCGCCATTCGAGAACTCGAGGAGCACCTTGTCGAACGCGATGGAGAAATCCGCAAACTCAGCCGGATCGCCCTGCTCCAGCCGGCGTTGGATGGCTCGACCCCGCGCCTTGGTCGCGGCGGCGTCCGCCTCCGCAAACTCGATGAGCGCGGCCCGGGGGCCGAGGGGCATCCACTTCATGCCGGCGAGCAAACCAGATTCGCCTTGCGAGACCAATCATTCCCGATTGAAGTCGCGTCCATGGCTCTTCCTATCGGCACCAAGGCTCCGGATTTCACCCTCAAGACCATGACCCCCGACGGCCTCGCGGATCTTTCGCTGAGCGCCAGTCTCGCGGAATCGAACGTCGTGCTGCTCTTCGTCCCTGCCGCCTTCACGAGCGTCTGCACCGCCGAACTCTGCGAAGTCTCCGGCGGCCTCGGCAAATACGCGGATCTCAACGCCAAGGTCATCGGCATCAGCGTGGATACGCCGTTCGCGCAGGACGCCTGGGCAAAGAAGGAACACATCACCATCC
It includes:
- the pxpB gene encoding 5-oxoprolinase subunit PxpB encodes the protein MKWMPLGPRAALIEFAEADAAATKARGRAIQRRLEQGDPAEFADFSIAFDKVLLEFSNGDDPEELARRWAREFEALEPLPAREARRHEIPVRYDGEDLAELAARCELSVEEVVERHATPVYDVALLGFAPGFPYLDGLDPRLHTPRRANPRPRVPVGSVAIGGSHTGIYSIESPGGWHLIGRTDVRLFDPARREPDDEAMFLLRAGDQVKFVPVD
- a CDS encoding redoxin domain-containing protein codes for the protein MALPIGTKAPDFTLKTMTPDGLADLSLSASLAESNVVLLFVPAAFTSVCTAELCEVSGGLGKYADLNAKVIGISVDTPFAQDAWAKKEHITIPLASDLNKTVTNAYDVLFPNLAGIGDTSARAAFVINKEGTIVYSEQTPTPKELPSFEKIEAALKAL